The Cyclobacterium amurskyense genome contains the following window.
GAGTTGAACTAACTGAAAAAGTTGATTTGACAAAAGTTCCTGATTCCTTAGAATTGATAGCTAACAAAAGCCTGACTGGAGATTTTAACGGAGATAATAAAACGGACTTTGCTTCAATCGTTAAAAATAAAAATAACCAAAAAATAGGTGTTTTAATAATTCATAATTCCGAAAACCAAGAAAGCTTCGTTTTTGGAGCCGGTCAAGAAATTGACAATATGACCGACTTGAATTGGATTGAAATATTCAAAATCATTCCGAAAGGAGAAATTGTCGCCCCCGAATTAGTAGACGAAGAAACGGGAGATTTACTAGGACCAGACGATTCTCAAAATTTCAAACTAATCGGAAATGGAATTTATATGAGCGTGACGGAAACGCATGGTGGCGGAATTATATTCTGGAATGGAAAAGAATATAAATGGTATCATATCGAATAAAAAGCCAGTTGCCAGTCGAGTAGCCCGACCTGAGCCAAATGACTTAGGTTGAGGCTCTCACACAGTTGACCGGGAGTCTCGTGCCTGCCCTGCATTCCGGTTCTTCACACAAATGATCCAAAAAGATCATTTTTTACGCTCAGTCCCAGTTCACCGGATTGTAGGTTGTGATTTGAGGTAATAGGAAAGCATGGATTCATAACCTTTTCTTCTTAGGCGAGACAATGTGATAGTAGTAATCAGAATCGGACTCTGAGCTACCGCCCATCCCCCTTATCTACCCTCCCGCCATCTGGCCCCTCACTAAAATGACCTAAAGAGGTCATTTCTTTACGCTCAGTCCTTCCATGCGTAAGCATGGTCTTGGTCCACTCCCAATCTGATCAGGTTTTTATACTTCCAATCGGGCTTTTTCTCACGGTTGACCGATACCAGACACTTTGAAATCTCAAGAGAATAGTTTATTTTTGTATCCATTAGGATACAAAAATTCATGATCAGAACAGAAAAAACAGCTGAATTCGATAAATGGATTAGAAAGCTCAAGGATATTCGAGCTAAAGCAAAAATTCTATTCAGGATTCAGAAGTTGGAGACTGATGAACATTTTGACC
Protein-coding sequences here:
- a CDS encoding type II toxin-antitoxin system RelE/ParE family toxin → MIRTEKTAEFDKWIRKLKDIRAKAKILFRIQKLETDEHFDL